The genomic stretch GCTCGTGAGCCTGTGCATGCAGGGATGGTTAATGCTGGGTTATTAAACCACAGGGGATTTTTGCTCTGTGTTTATTAACCTGGAGACTCCAGGATTTCTCTGTGTTTGCAGATGCTGGAGTGAATTTCCAGTGAGAATTTGTTGGGATTTGAGCAGGAATCCCACCTGGGAGAGGTGTCTGTGCCATCCACAGCTCCCCATCAGCCGGCGTGGCTGTGCCTGGTCCATGGGTGTCACACAGGGACGGCACCGGTTCCATTTCCAGAGCACAGTCACCTCGGACCCTGTGCGAGCTCCCGAGGCGCTTGTCCATATCCCAGATATTCCGACACACTCTGGCACACCTGGACAGGTACAGACACATCCCCCTTGGCACAGGGGCACGACATGCTGGCACAGCGCATCCTGGGGCCCATGCCCTGAGGAGTGTGGCTGGGGGATGGTGTGGGGGCTCCTGTGAGGCCTGCGGATGTCAGGGGCAGTTTGGGAATGGGGCTTgggggataccgaaggtgtccctgtgggtGTCCGTGGGGAAGGAATTGGTGCTGGTGTGATGTGTCCATTGGGAAGGAGGTTGGGTGTTGTTTTGGATGTCTCTGAGGAAGGAGCAGGTAGTGGTGTGGGGGGCCATGAGGAGGGAACCATTATCCATGGGGCAGCCATGGGGAAGGAGGCAGTGTCGGTGTGGTGGTCCACGGGGAAAGAGCACAGGTCACTGTAGGGGAAGATACAGGTGTCCACATGGTGACAGTGGAGGTGACAGCAGGGAAAGAGGGGTGTCTGTGGGGGTGCTAGGGTGGAAGCAGGGGTGTCTGTGGGGTGTCAGTAGGGGAGCAGGGATGTCAGTGGGGAAGCAGGGGTGCCTGTGGGGTGTCAGTAGGGGAGCAGGGATGTCAGTGGGGAAGCAGGGGTGGCTGTGGGGTGTCAGCATGGAAGCAGGGGTGCCTGCGAGGTGCTCTGGCAGCCGGcggggtgtgcgcagcccccgccgcccccccgccgccgctttGCATAGGATCGCGGCtgtccccggcccccgccctcCATATAAgcggccggggcggcggcggccccacCGGCCCGGCCATGCTGCAGAGCCCGGCGCTCCCCCGGCCCGGGCCGCCGCCCCCCAAGACCCCGTTCCACATCGAAGCGCTGCTCGCCCGGGAGCCGCctcgccgcggccccgccgcccctgtgagccccgggccggccccgcgctGGCCCTCAGCGGGACCCGCACCGGCCCCGGCAGCGCCAccggcagcggggctggggctggggccgctgcccggcgcctggggctggggctggggctggcccGGTGCAGGTGAGCGGGGTCCGGCCGGGCGGGggtgcggggccgggcgcggAGCGGGGGATGCGGGGATGCGGGAGCCGCCGGCGGGCGCTCGGCCGGCACCGCCCCGCTGGGAAGGGACGGGGTCTGGGTCGCCGCAAAGCGCTCCGTTCCCCCGCTGCCGCTGCAGTTCGattccccgcagcccccggagCAGCCCCGAGCTGAAGCGTTGGGCTGCGGCTGGGGGAcatggagagggagagggaaaactTTCCTTcgaggtttttttctcctctgtaagTGATCAATATAGCGAGTCCTAACAATGAACGTTttacctgggtttttttttttctgtttatttgggtttttttttttatgttgcgAGGCAGTTTCTAACACACCTGCTGTCTCTGAACACTTTGAGAAAGAGCCTGGGGTTGATTCCTAAAGACGCTACGGGATTTTACTAATCCATCATTCAGTCCCCAGCCCAGAAACTGGTGCAGAATATCCAAACTCACTGTTTATATTTGAGATGGAGACAAACACTTGGAGTagatttaatagtaaaagactAAACACAGCTAAAAAGACTATTCCAGCgcctgggctggtggaaggtgtcgGAGGTTGGAACTGTGGGTGATCCttaaggacccttccaacccaaagcagtctgtgattctgtgaggtTTTACGGCTGACTTTACACACACTGgcatttatttctgctttcataCATCAGGAAGGCACTTCACTGCCAGACTTTTAATCAAAAACCTGCTGTAATTTCCCAAAGCCTCGctccaaaaattaatttcttcaccTCTGCTTCTGTGTGGGTCCCTCTTCTCCCAAATTTGCCCTGATCCCTCtctaattttcctttctctgcaatTTTTCACTCACAGAAGTGAAACTGCCTAGCGTTTTGTGGCACCTGGCTCTCAAAACTTCATATTTTTAGTGCAGAAGCATctaaggaaaaatgtttttgctGATCTGTGGGTAAAATTTAGTGTGGTGATGGATGATACTGCCTGATCCATCAGGCTCTATTTTCACTGTAACTTTGCAAGGACAATGATCAATTGATTTTAACAAAATATCTCTATtcagagtttgtttttttttgaaattaagTATTCCTTTTTAGCATTCAGAGTGTGATCTTGCTGTTGTCCAGGCAAAACCTGCAGCCAGGCCCATATTCCATGTGTACAAGCAACTCCAGATTTGATCCTGATGCTACAATATTCAGATACCAAAAGTATTTGCTGATCTTTCATTAAGTACTTAGCACAactattttatatattatttctTTCACGAGACAGCATCTGCAGAATTGTGTTAATCTTTGTATTATATCAAACATACAGGTATGAAAACACAGTTAAACAATTTGCAGAGCTATTTCCACTCAGCATTTCATGTTGGAAATTACACTTGCCATTATCCCAGTgttaaaatagaaacaaaaagtGATGGGTGAAATGATTTTAATGATGAAAATAGTTTTAGGTGCAATTACAGCTGTTAAGCTGTCAGGTCTCCATCCCACAAATCCTTGAACACACGCAGAACTTACACCCAATTAATGAAAATAAGTAGGTCAAGGTGCAGGTTTGTGCCTGGAGAACGTGACAACGTCAGTCATTAAAGGAGAGATAAGTAGCAGGTGTGAATGGGGATCATTATGTGCAGTATTTCCATAAAACTTAGAGCAACCTGGCTGGCCACAATATTTTGGAACAGCAGAGATGGGGAGCCCTAATGGCCTGGTGCTGCCAGTGCGTTCAGTGCTTTCCACATGGAAAATCCCACCGGTTCTTATTAGTGGATTATTTTAAAGTGAATCTGTggtgccagcagtgctggccTTCCCTGCCTCCTAAACCCTCCACGCTGTGCTGTGAGCCCTGGAGGAGTTCTCCAGCGCAATCACCTGGGCATGGCATCGCAGAATGCTTGGGCTTGGAAGGGATTTTCAAGGACCAACccctctgcagtgagcagggacatcaCCTGGATCAGGGAGGGTGAGGGATGAGGAAGGGGAGACGCCACTGCTCTCAGTCAGGTGCCAGCTGGTGCCGAGGTAGTGCTGGTGTTGGATTGTATGTTAATTTATGCTAATTACGGTTATCCCCGGGccacagctggagaggagaCAGAGGCCAGATACACTTGTTAGTCCTGCTAAATCCTCGGCACCCTGGGAACTTTATTGGGAACAGAGGTGCAGGATGTGGTCCTGCATGAGCGCTGGATCCTGGACACTGAGCCCATGTGCCAAGGGAAGGGTAAAATCAGGGGCCAGTCTGGGGTAAACTCCCCCAAACTTTGAACATTTGTGATTTGGGGCTTCATGAGACAGAGATGGGATTTTTGTTCTGCAGCTCTTGATGCAATTTATTATCCTGTTACAAAGATCCTGAGCAGGCAGAGGACAAATTCTGCCCACCTCACTGAGTGCTGATCTCTTTGGGTCTGGTGGCATGTCCAGGATTGTCCTTGGTGGACCCTGAGGGTAAAACCATAGGACAGGCCCTCAAAAGATcttctgctccagcttttcGTGGGAAAGGGAGCCTAGATGAGGTTATGTAGTCAGGGACATCCctgctggttttgctgctttCTCCCTTAGTGCAGACCCCTTCAATTTTTGCTGCTTTCTCACAGGTCTGGAGCTGTCTCACTGTGTCGGGACCAACTCGCTGGGCCCCGCTGGGCCTTGGAGGTCGGGGGGGCCCTGCAAGATGAAGAGGGTCCGCACAGTCTTCaaaccagagcagctggagcgGCTGGAGCAGGAGTTCCTGAAGCAGCAGTACATGGTGGGCACAGAGAGGGTGGACCTGGCTGCAACTCTGCATCTCACAGAGACTCAGGTAAGGGatgtgggagctgggctggtgaACTgatcctggggctgctctgtggTGATGTTCCTGCTGGGAAGCGTGGTGGGAGGAGGACATGGTGCAAAGTGACCCGTGGGACACCCTGCTGCCAGGTGACATTGAAGAGATGTGCCTGGAGTTTGGATGGTTTCTGGATAAGATTTCTGAATCCATGAAGTGGAACAAAAAGCATTCAGGAGCACAGCCCTACTGTGCTTTAGAGTTCGAGCTGGGTTGGTTGATGTGTCTGCGTTGTTACGATCCTCTGGACACTGTGTTTCAAGGGTCCTTTCATGACACTGGATATAACTCTTTCCCTGCTCTTCCCAAGGAGTTCCTGCTCCTCCCACAATAAACTGCTTGTTTAGTGTGGAAAGAACGAGCCAGGTGATCTTCCACAGTGGGATCTAAATTCAgctggggaaaagagagagcaaagcaaGGCCAGTTCTGGGGGGACAAGGGATAATTATTGGCGGTCTCATCAtgtcctctggcagctgcagtccTGGGGATGGGTTCAGGGGCTCCTTAGGAAGCTGCTGCCTTCACTTCCCTGGCCAGAATCTCCTCCGTGCAGCTGCATCCCCCTCTCCCCGATCCTTTCCCATCACCGCTCTGCCCTCCGTTGTTTCACCTCCTCCTATTCTCATTCACTATTCCCTGAGGGAATAATGCATGTCTCCATTTCAAGGAACTCTGCTTTTTGGGGATATCCACCTCAGAAGCATGTGGTATTGGAAAAGGGCTCCTGGAGCCCTTGGATTAAGCTGTCGTGCCTTTCTCATCCAGGTGAAAGTCTGGTTCCAGAACCGGAGGATCAAGTGGAGGAAGCAGAGCATGGAGCAGAAAGCAGCAAAGCTGTCACAATTTGGGGTGATCCAGCCTGCCAGTGCCGACTCCACAGACAGCAAGGAGAACGAGGAGGACACCGTGGACGTGGAGCTTTGAGCAGCCGAGGAGATCAGGCTGGTTTTTGATGCCTGGGGATGTGTCTGTGCCGCTTTGGTCCAAGCGAGACTCATCTGAGAGCTGGAGCTACAGGACTAAACTGCAGCCAGCTGGAGGGAACCCCCCTGAATTTCTTCGGCTGCTGTTTGGTAGCTCTGTGCTGTAACTCCTGGGGCTTCATCACTTGATGGCAGGTGATCTCCTGTTTGCTCTTGAAGCACcaagacacacaaaaaaattccaGCAGAGAGACTGGGGTGACAATCAGGGTATCTCTGGTGCTGGGGTGACAGAGGGTAACTTTGATGTTGGGGTGATAATCAGAGAGTCTCTGATGCTGGGCAGACAATCGGATGCTGTCTCTGATTGCTCTGAGCACAAGGGCATTTAAAACCAGGGTCACATATGTTACGTGTGGCAGTGTGCTCCAAGGAGTGAGGAGAATCTCCCTGATTGCTTTTCCTTAACTTGACTCCCGTGTTTGATGCTCAGATCAATCacaaccaaaaacccccagactgGGAAGCCCTTTGCTCCCACCTGCAGACCCATTGCTCCTGCAATGCGATGAGCAGGGTCTGATCCTGCCCTGGAGCAGAAGTGCCTCCTCTTGTCAGTGCCTTGGTTTACCTGTGCCTTTTTTACGGCTTCCCAAACCTGGATTCAGAGCCCAGTGGTCTCTGTCCCCTGGCACTGCCGTCCTTGCCCGAGGTGTGtacgctgctgctgctgctgcagggagcaggccCCGGGCTGGCCGAGgtgcagggagggaggctgCTGTAAAACCAGCTTCCCAACACCTCTGCTGCTTCAGACGACCCCCTGCCCCGCGTCCAGATGTGCCATTCTGGCcagacagcagctgctctgttctCTCCTCATTATCCGTGCAGGTGCCCTGGGACACAGCACCTGGAGCGCTTGGAGCACATCTGCAGTGGCCCAATGCAGTTACCAGCTGGATttctggggggggagggagggcttTGGGGGGTCAGGACTAAGGACTCAGGCTGTCACCTTGCCTTGCTACAGCTGCTCAGGGTAGCAGCCACCACAGTCCGTCAGCTCAGGATAATTCTGTCTCTTCCTGACCTAGAACACTGTATATCACTCTACTCT from Aphelocoma coerulescens isolate FSJ_1873_10779 chromosome 4, UR_Acoe_1.0, whole genome shotgun sequence encodes the following:
- the LOC138109212 gene encoding homeobox protein not2-like translates to MKRVRTVFKPEQLERLEQEFLKQQYMVGTERVDLAATLHLTETQVKVWFQNRRIKWRKQSMEQKAAKLSQFGVIQPASADSTDSKENEEDTVDVEL